A region of the Scylla paramamosain isolate STU-SP2022 chromosome 24, ASM3559412v1, whole genome shotgun sequence genome:
GAATGACCTGCATCCagaaacctaacttaatatacTGTATGAGAGCAAATAACTCGAGTCAATGTGTCaagccaggttaggttaggttactgcgCCGCTGCTCCCATCTCCCTGAGCCATCACTCATGAGTCAAACAACACCACTACACCTCTCATGCATACAGTACCAACACCAGTAATTACCGAGTCGATGTCCGAGCCTGATCCAGATCCGCTCTGGCCTTCTTCATCGCTGTCGGAGTCAATGAGCGGCTTGGCCTTCCTCTTGTTCATGGCGGCGGTGctccctctctatctcactCCTCTGGGGTgggcagtggcagcagcagcaggaaggggTAAATGGGGCGTCAgaggaagacagacacacacgacACTCGCTCACAGGCCACCTCTCAGCTTCCCTCCACTCGCTGCCTGACtctgaacaacaacaaacatcaacaaCGAGGACCACGGATGGCACGATGGTTCCTTCCAGATTTCTCACTGCGTTATTTCAGACATGAATGTATTACTGAAATGTTAGTTGTAATTATGTTATTTTAACCGTTTTTTAATATTATAAATGGTTATgattatcaattaaaaataaTGACCCTTCATTATTCCTTCTTACTCACCTGGTTGGGCTTACCTGACATTCTTACCTGGTGGGCTTCCCAGACCTCAACCAACCCAGGAGGAGGTCCATATATTCTAGGTAGATGTGTCCCGGAACCGCTACATCCTGCAGGTGCTAACTGAGCACGATGGAAGAGCCTCGAGAGAAGGGTGGGACGCTTAAGGAACCAAATGCGACTGCAAACAATGAAATAATTGGAATATAACAAATTAAAGGCAACTATGAGAACAGTGAAATAGTTATGTGATAAAACACGACATGACTGCAAATAATACAACAATGACCATCAAGGCCCTAAAAAGAAATATGCAAAAGTGGAGCGACAAGTGGCTTCAGTACAGACAAGTGCAAGACCATGCATATTGGGCACCAAAATCAGCAGACTGGCTACAGGAATAACGGAGTTGTACTCTGCAAAACAACATAGGAGAAAGACCTATGGATAATAATCTATAGTGACAAAGTCATCTGGCCACGTTGCGAAGGTAACTGCCGAGGCAAATAGTCGCTTGGGGATAATTAAGAGGAATTTCAACACTAAGTAGGAACATTCAGGTGCCACTGTATCTTTCTCTGGTCCGCACAATCCTGGACTATGGTGTCCAATCCTGTTTTTTCACACCTGTGCGCGACATCCAGACCCTGGAGAAGGTGCAGCGAAAGGCGACAAAGCTTGTCCCAGAACTGTCCCAGATGCCATACGGGGAGAGATGCTGCCGCGTGGGACTTCAAGACGCTGCAGGACAGGCGAACCAGAAGGGATATGATTCAGGTGTTCAAGATGgtgcatttttttatattttttatgtaggaaggacactggccaagggcaacaaaaatccaataaaaaatatgcccactgaaatgccggtcccataaaagggtcaaagcagtggtcaaaaattgatgaataagtgtcttgaaacctccctcttgaaggaattcaagtcataggaaggtggaaatacagaagcagccagggagttccagagtttaccagagaaagggatgaatgattgagaatactggttaattcttgcgttagagaggtggacagaataggggtgagagaaagaagaaagtcttgtgcagcgaggccgcggaaggaggggaggcatgcagttagcaagatcagaagagcagttagcatgaaaatagcggtagaagacagctagatatgcaacattgcggcggtgagagagaggctgaagacagtcagttagaggagaggagttgatgagacgaaaagctcttgattccaccctgtctagaagagcagtatgagtggaacccccccagacatgtgaagcatactccatacatggacggataaggcccttgtacagagttagcagctggggggggggggatgagaaaaactggcggagacgtctcagaacacctaacttcatagaagctgttttagctagagatgagatgtgaagtttccagttcagattataagtaaaggacagaccgaggatgttcagtgcagaagagggggacagttgagtgtcattgaagaagaggggatagttgtctggaaggttgtgtcgagttgatagatggaggaattgagtttttgaggcactgaacaataccaagtttgctctgccccaatcagaaattttagaaggatcagaagtcaagcgttctgtggcttccctgcgtgatatgtttacctcctgaagggttggacgtctatgaaaagacgtggaaaagtgcagggtggtatcatcagcataggagtggataggacaagaagtttggtttagaagatcattaatgaataataagaagagagtgggtgacaggacagaactctgaggaagaccactgttaatagatttaagagaagaacagtgaccgtctaccacagcagcaatagaacggtcagaaaggaaacttgagatgaagttacagagagaaggatagaaaccgtaggagggtagtttggaaatcaaagctttgtgccagactctatcaaaagcttttgatatgtccaaggcaacagcaaaagtttcaccaaaatctctaaaagaggatgaccaagattcagtaaggaaagccagaagatcaccagtagagcggccttgacggaacccatactggcgattagatagaaggttgtgaagtgatagatgtttaagaatcttcctgttgaggatagattcaaaaactttagataggcaggaaattaaaacaataggacggtagtttgagggattagaacggtcaccctttttaggaacaggttgaatgtaggcaaacttccagcaagaaggaaaggtagatgttgacagacagagctgaaagagtttgactaggcaaggtgcaagcacggaggcacagtttcggagaacaatagctagggaccccatcagaaccataagccttccgagggtttaggccagcgagggcatggaaaacatcattgcgaagaattttaatacgtggcatgaagtagtcagagggtggaggagagggaggaacaggcccagaatcctccaaggtagagtttttagcaaaggtttgagagtGTAGTGACCGCGCCATCAATAGCCACATTCAAAGCACGATATGGCAGGCACAAGGGACTTGAACAGTAATTGGCACACAGTTTTAGAGGTGGGGATCACGACAAGAAGCCTACTTTTCATTTCCCACTATCTCTCGATTAGGTAACCACatagtaaataaaacaattgTAAGATAATATAATGCTTATGTAATACAAGTGCAACTTTAAATAATCCaacaataaatatttaattaataaaagccaactaacaataatataatacttatgtaataaaataaatgaaattttAAATAATGGAATTATAGTTATGTAATGAATCAGATATATtaattgtttcttttattcctaaacaggaatgaaaaaaaagagaaaaaataaataaaccattgTAATATTTATAAAGATCAAGATTGGAGAGAGTGAGATAGAGATGCAagatagcaaggaaggtgtacctgtggaatgaaaatggaagcaaatagaggaagaggtgcatgagaatgacagacaggaatggattgcaagttgtgggCGACAAGAATGggtgggaggaatcaaaatgagcgtgaatgggtggtaacaagaggaggcagagtgggagctgaatgggatgagaaaatggaagaatgagatagacaaagaagtgaaatgtgtgggacagaatgaatggaagaatgaaatggaaagaaagaagatcctGGAATagtacaaggagaaaggggccccgaggtatgaaaggtggtatgatggaagcctgggcggtgatcttctcttccgagggAGGGCACAGtttatggatgtgaatgcaaggagttacaggtggtctgagtcccgcagcaaagtgtgccagatgtgtgacatgggagaggatgagatggaggaatatgtggtgctggagtgtgtgaagtatgccaaaGACagaaatgagatgatgcaagtgatactgactgatttacggcatgataggaatgaaagagtggagaagacgggAAAGGgaatgatggtgttgttgctgggactgtgtagagaggtgattaaaaggatgattgaggcggtgaaagagtttctggagagaatgtggcgtgctagatgtaggaacaattaggatagaggatgttgttcgtttttttttttttttccttctacaggagttgccgatccaaaggcctggctcaggagtgatcctgagccacctgtaccATAAAGATCAAGATCAGAGAGGGAGAACGAccagcattaccaccaccaccatgatcaACACCGGGTGagaactctcttccttctctctctctctctctctctctctctctctctctctctctctctctctctctctctctctcttaatgttcAAGTCAGGTTATTAAGGACAGTGTCCAGCAAAATATTTGTATAATAGCATGTTGCATAAATCTTCATAAGCTAATAATTTTGTAAtagattatctctctctctctctctctctctctctctctctctctctctctctctctctctctctctctctctctgtttgtgtgtatagtaatgataatattgaaaaaaattgaTCATGTATATTCACAGAAAAGAGTCAGGATTGAGTCAGGCTCGTAATGTCCCATAAATTAAAGTCAGTTTGTCATATTTATCTTAAAAGCAACAGATGCTTCTTAGACACACAACTtatgtcagtcagtgagtgcgtgtgtgtatgccggtgtatgtctgtgtgtatgtctaaGTTTGTTGGTGTACATATGAGTAAGTGTGATTGACTAacactaatattaataattttgttgtttctgctctttctcctcctctttgtgtgtgtgtgtgtgtgtgtgtgtgtgtgtgtgtgtgtgtgctgctggtCTCTCTCAAGACAGCCAGCCATCCTcttatggaaagagctcagagctcatactgACCAATCTTTGGCTTGGACcaagaccactcacacacaacacaccaggACAATGAGGTCACAACTCCTTGacttacatcccgtacctactcactgctaggtgaacaggggctacatgTGTAAGGAGACACACCCAAATAATCTCCATCCACCCAGAGGATTGAACTCTGGCCCCTCGGATGTGAGTCAAGTGCGCTAACCGCTACGCTagtggattgtgtgtgtgtgtgtgtgtgtgtgtgtgtgtgtgtgtatgtgtgtgtgtgtgtgtgtgtgtgtgtgtgtgtgtgtgtgtaattcttcAGCAAACTTCTCACAAGCTGTGTTCCACTGTTCTGCTAATTTGTCTGTATTTCTAGCAGTGCTATGGATCAGCAAGACACAGCGCACACACATGGCTGTCTGTCTGCACGTCTTAGATCTCTGTGCCtggagtgtctgtgtgtttgaaTATGTAAGAATTTGTTTGACTGGCAGTGtttgacaaagagagagagagagagagagagagagagagagagagagagagagggagagagagagagagagaagactattCATTTTGTTAATTTAGCTATgtctggaggagaaagaggaggagaaggagaaagaataaaagtaaaaggaaggctgttaatttattgataattaattcctttattttcattgcctatcctcctcctcctcttcttcttcttcttcttcttcttcttcttcttcttcttcttcttcttcttcttcttctttcaaactattttctccctcttcatcattttcttcttctatattactacctttcccctcttccatctttctgtcACCATCAATACCcataaatatatatttgtacCTCTGtcataacctagcctaacctacaGTAATGTCAACCTCAGATTTATCGTCTCAAGATAACCAGCAGAAATGGAGTCACCTTTCCGAGGCTTGATCTAATACTGCTCTTATCTTGCTGGTTTTATCTGTGACCTTTGCTCAGTCTTTACTCAGCAAGATTCCTAGATTTCACTCAGTTGTGTCAGGTCAATGTGTATAAGTGAGGGTTTAGGATGCTGGGTGAGGTGGCTAGGCATTTCTATCCTTACTGTTCTACATGTTGTATTCCTTTCACTGTTATATGCAACATTTCATAACACTAAAAGCACTGCACACTGTTGTAGTCacttacaagaaagaaaatggattagaagaatagtctctctctctctctctctctctctctctctctctctctctctctctctctctctctctctctctctctctctctctctctctctctctctctctctctctctctctctctctctctctctctctctctctcttctggccaGTATGATGTTCAGAGCTAGCTGTTGAAGGGAAAGTAGAGTGGTAGAATAGTTTGTGAGTATGGAGCGGTGTAGCAGAGGCACTAGAAAGGTtgctttaggttaggttaggttacttattagcctttccttatctcttgtGTGGCTGGAGGCATTCACATTTCCCTCCCCCACAGGAAACTCGCAGGACGCACCCTCTTCATCACTGGGGCCAGCAGGGGCATTGGCAAGGCCATTGCCCTCAAGGCTGCCAGGGATGGGGCCAACATTGTGGTGGCCGCCAAGACGGCTGACCCTCACCCTAAGCTGCCTGGCACCATCTTCACAGCAGCCAAGGAGAGTGAGTGTCATGTTGGAAGAGATGCCTTAGCACATCAGTTGTAAAAGTTAATTCTGTTTTGCATTATGTTCTCTCaacaggactattttcaagagGCCACACAAACATTTAGTTGGGTTATAATGGATGCCTTTTCATCACCAGTGCAAAATTCCTGTTAAACCATACCTAGATTCATGAAGACATCATTGAAAACTCCAGCAACATACTCTGTTGGACTAATAGTAGGATCATGaaaactctcttgaaaaccACCTCCCCCGAATTGAAATCCTTTGTGAAGCATTACAGTTCATTGAAAAGTGAATCTCATACTCACCTCTCCCCCACTAGTTGAGGCAGCGGGAGGCCAAGCGCTGCCCTGTGTGGTGGACGTGAGAGACGAGACCTCTGTGCAGGGGGCTGTGAACGATGCCGTGAAGCAGTTTGGCGGCATTGACATCCTAGTGAACAACGCCAGCGCCATCTCCCTCACTGGCACACTCAGCACCCCCATGAAGAAGTACGACCTCATGCACCAGATCAACCTGCGAGGGACATACATGGTGTGAGTATTGGCCCTGCTCTGAGTGACTTGGGTGCTTGTGCTTgtgtgctgagtgtgtgtggtgttcttatttatttatttcatttatttatttttaatctctctctctctctctctctctctctctctctctctctctctctctctctctctctctctctctctctctctctctctctctctctctctctctctctctctctctctctctctctctcattgttgttgttggtctacCCTTGCAATACCATGAATGTTTTTATAATCCATCTTATTTCtatcattgttattgctgtACTGTACTCTGCACTGCCCTCAGGTCTAAGCTGTATGTGCCTCACCTACTCAAGACTCTCAGCCTGCACATACttaacattattactattatcattgttttcattgttatacCTAACCTTTACAATGCTCTACAGGTCCAAGCTGTGTGTGCCTCACCTGCTCAAGAGTCCCAACCCTCACATCCTCAATATCTCCCCACCTCTCAACATGAAGCCGCGCTGGTTCCGGAACCACGTGGCATACACCATGGCCAAGTATGGCATGTCCATGTGCATCCTGGGCATGGCTGAGGAGTTCAAGGACGACGGCATCGCCTGCAACGCACTTTGGCCGCGCACTGGtgagtggtggttgtgttggtgatgCCAGGAACTAGGGAGAGTGGAGTGAGAGGCCACATCACTGTATTCATTATTTCACATTTTATTAGATGTAAAATTAAGTGTTTGTGAATGCATGTATactgtatatgtttttttctttactaaaaCAAGGAGTGTTTGTAAGTGGGTGCATCTCCATGTAGGGTTCATCATTATATATGGAATGTTATGACTGATTCGGTGCTGTACAATTGcaaataagtaaacacacacacacacacacacacacacacacacacacacacacacacacacacacacacacacacacacacacacagtctgaaaagaagaaaacaatagaaaaagggagagaagaaaactgtaaaaaaggaaggaaacaacaaaaaaggaagaagaaatgaagataagaaaacaataaaagaaacagaatagatcagaacaaaataataataacaataaaaaagaaagaaaaaataaatacaaactaaaaataacaaataagacAACAGTGCACTCCCAAATACACATAGTACTCACAGTGCCCCTTACAGCTATCATCACAGCTGCCATGGAGATGCTGGGCGGGGACGAGGTGGACAAGCAGTGCAGAAAGCCAG
Encoded here:
- the LOC135112529 gene encoding hydroxysteroid dehydrogenase-like protein 2 isoform X1, which produces MINTGKLAGRTLFITGASRGIGKAIALKAARDGANIVVAAKTADPHPKLPGTIFTAAKEIEAAGGQALPCVVDVRDETSVQGAVNDAVKQFGGIDILVNNASAISLTGTLSTPMKKYDLMHQINLRGTYMVSKLCVPHLLKSPNPHILNISPPLNMKPRWFRNHVAYTMAKYGMSMCILGMAEEFKDDGIACNALWPRTAIITAAMEMLGGDEVDKQCRKPEIMADAAYAMLSKDSRTYTGHFAVDDEVLKAEGITDLDQYAVDPTCPLMPDFFLDEFDTAAVEQAQKLGAKPKFMDGKIADSEKPVAAAGGQVAQVFAQIETFLNPELVDKTKAVFAFDVSGDEPGKWYIDLKNGSGACGQGDPPATPDATFVMNSNNFFKMFSGSLKPTTAFMTGKLKISGDMGKALKLEKLMGKLKSKL
- the LOC135112529 gene encoding hydroxysteroid dehydrogenase-like protein 2 isoform X2, encoding MKLAGRTLFITGASRGIGKAIALKAARDGANIVVAAKTADPHPKLPGTIFTAAKEIEAAGGQALPCVVDVRDETSVQGAVNDAVKQFGGIDILVNNASAISLTGTLSTPMKKYDLMHQINLRGTYMVSKLCVPHLLKSPNPHILNISPPLNMKPRWFRNHVAYTMAKYGMSMCILGMAEEFKDDGIACNALWPRTAIITAAMEMLGGDEVDKQCRKPEIMADAAYAMLSKDSRTYTGHFAVDDEVLKAEGITDLDQYAVDPTCPLMPDFFLDEFDTAAVEQAQKLGAKPKFMDGKIADSEKPVAAAGGQVAQVFAQIETFLNPELVDKTKAVFAFDVSGDEPGKWYIDLKNGSGACGQGDPPATPDATFVMNSNNFFKMFSGSLKPTTAFMTGKLKISGDMGKALKLEKLMGKLKSKL